Below is a genomic region from Spirosoma radiotolerans.
CAAAACAAGCGTTGCCGGGTGCACTGGCTTACATTCAGAAACCATTGAAAAAACAGGATCTGGACGATGCCTTCACCCGAATCAGTAACCGCATTGCCGAGCAACTGAAAAATGTGCTGGTTCTGTCCGGCGATTACTTGCCCGACGACTCACTTACCAAGCTCATTAACGAACGACACTTCGATATTACCTGCGATTATGCAGTACTGGATGACAAAGCCCTGCAACGCGTGCACGACAAAGCCTACGACTGCGTCATCGCTGACATTGGCAAAGATCTGAATCAGGGCATTCAGAAATTACGCCAGCTACAGGAGGCCATGCCGACGAACCAGATTCCAGTTATTATTTACCTGGACAATGAGCTCTCCAGTTTCGACGAATTACAGTTGAAGAAACTGTCGGATACCGTTGTGCACGACTCCGTTCAGGCTAAGGACCGGCTCATGGACCAGTTAGAGCTTTTCCTGTATAAAGTACAGGAACGAAACGGTATGAAACCGTTGCCTACGCCCGAAAGCCAGCCTGCACCAGCCCACACAAACTGGGAAGGTAAAACCGTGTTGCTGGTAGACGACGACATGCGCAACGTATTTTCTATCAGCACCTTATTGGAAGAACAGAAGTTGACGGTTATTACCGCCAGCGATGGGCAGGAAGCGCTGGATACCCTGAACGAGCAACCCCAGGTAGACCTCATCCTGATGGATATTATGATGCCCAACATGGATGGCTACGAAGCGACCCGACGGATACGCCTGGATAACCGATTTACGGAGCTGCCTATCATTGCTCTTACGGCCAAAGCCATGCCTGGCGACCGCGAAAAATGCCTGGAAGCCGGAGCCTCCGACTACATTACAAAGCCACTCGACATCAACCAGTTACAGGCAAAGATGCATGTCTGGATACCCGCATGAACATAAAGCCGAATGTCGAACTGAGCACAACCGAGCTGGATGAGATCTTGACGCTTGTGCGGGTTATTTATGGCTATGATTTTACCAACTATGCCCAGGCATCGCTTAAACGCCGAATCCTGCGTTGCATGAGTTTGGTCAACATACAAACAGTTTTTGCGCTTCGGTTTCAGTTGGCCAACGACGCGGCTTTCTTTGCCTGGTTTTTACAAACGATTATGGTGAACGTGACCGAAATGTTTCGGGATCCACCTTTTTATACTAATCTGCGGGAGAAAGTGTTGCCCTTACTAGCCTCATACCCAGTTATCAAAATCTGGCACGCAGGCTGTTCAACAGGTGAGGAAGTTTATTCGATGGCGATTCTGTTAAAAGAGGCTAATTTGCTGGAGCGCTGTCGCATTTATGCCACTGACCTCAATGCTGCTAATCTGGACAAAGCCCGACTGGGAATCATTCCGTTACAGACGATCCATGAGTATGAAGTTAACTATAAAGAGGCCGGTGGCAAAACTGATTTCTCTTCGTATTACACCACAGAGGGTGATCAGGCCATTATCAACAAGAACCTGAGAGACTCGATCCTGTTCGCTCAGCATAATCTGGTAACTGACCGCGTCTTCAACGAGTTTCAATTGGTTTGTTGCCGTAACGTGCTCATTTACTTCAACAAAGATTTGCAAAACCACGTTATCCGGCTTTTTCATGATAGCCTGGCTTCCCTGGGTTATCTGGCTATCGGATCGAAAGAGTCGCTCCTGTTTACTGACCTGCAAAGTCAGTTTGAGCCCATCAGCGCCGAAAATAAGATTTTTCGACGCACCCGTTAGGCCGGCCTACCTGGCAGACCCCAACAATCCGCCCAAACATCCTCTTATCCATCTTACGTTTATGAACACTTGTTATTGGTAAATTTTTGATTAGTAGTATATGACGTTTCCTTCTACGAAGCAATTAATTCCGTTTACAATTCTTTTGGTCGATGACCGGCCCGAAAATCTTCTTGTTCTGGAAGAACTTCTGGACAATGGTAGTCGACAGTTTATTAAGGCAACATCGGGCAACGAAGCTCTGAAACAGGCCCTAAAAAACGATCAGATTGGCCTTATCATGCTGGATGTACAAATGCCCGACATGGATGGGTTCGAAGTAGCCAAGTTCCTGAAAACCAACCAAAAAACGCGCGATATATCCATCATTTTCGTAACGGCAATCAGTAAGGATGAGCAGTACGTAATGAAAGGCTTTGAGGAAGGAGCGGTTGATTATTTATCTAAACCGCTGGACAGTAACATTACAAAAGCTAAAGTAAATGTATTTGAACAGTTGTGGCTTTATCAGCAGGCCCTGAAGCGGTCGGCTACCGAACTGGCAATCATCAACAAGCAGCTTGAGAAGTTCGTTTACATAGTTGCACATGACCTTAAGTCGCCACTTACGGGTCTGATATCCCTGTTGCATATGGTCGAAGGGATGAACGAGAGCCAGCCCATTAGCCAGCAGGATCTGGCCCATTATCTAGCTGACCTGAAAGACGCCGGGTATCACTTGTCTTCGATGATCAGCACCATTCTTGAGTATTCCCGACAAAGTGCTGATCAACAGGCTTCCGAAGTAATAAACGTTTCAGAATTGTTAACGCAAACCATCCACCTGCTCTTCCCGCCAAAACACATACAGATAAATATAATCGAGCCAATGCCACTGCTTTTCACCAAAAAAGTGAAGTTGCAGCAAGTCTTCCAAAACCTGTTGAGTAACGCCATCAAATACAACGACAAAGCCCAGGGTCGGATCGATATTGGCTGTACCGAGAAAGGAGACTCTGTTGAATTTTATGTCCGCGATAATGGGCCTGGCATGACGAGCGAACAACAAACGAAACTCTTTCGACTTTTTCAGCCAAGCGGCCATTCGCAACGGGAGAGCAGTACGGGCATTGGCCTCAATATCCTTAAGATGCTGGTGGAAGAGCAAGGCGGAGCGCTTAAAGTAGTTACGGCTCCTGGCGAGGGGTGTACAGTGTTGTTCAACTGGCGAAAACGATAGACCGAACGACTTGCCGTTTTCAAACATTATTATGCCTCTGAATGACGGATAAAAACCGCAATCAGAGGCATGCCCGTCTCTATGGGTTAAGCTATATCTAAAACTGAATTGTGAAGAATGGTGCCTTGATTCAGCTTGACCACCTGCAAATGAGTCAATAAAACCCAATCATGCTCCGATAGATGTTGCCTGAGATAATTCTCCATCGTGCCATAGGTGTCTTTAACAAAATTAGGATGTAATCCATAACAGTCCCGAACACAGGCAATGATTCGCTTAAGCCGATGAAGCTTATTAATTTGTAATTCTAGTTGGCCGGAATCGGTCCGATCAAAACACGCTACGATAACACATCGGAACAGGACCTGAGCCATCATTTTATATAACTTCCAAACCATATTTTTTCTACTCTACTATTCAATCAACCGCTCTTATTCGTACGTATTATCTGAAAAGTGGCTCAGACATCTGTTGACAAACTAAATAGGCACTCACCAAATAGTTACCAATATCCAAATATAATAATCATTAGTTTACATAGTTGTTTTTTTGAATAATTAAACTAAACTATTGATTAGAAGGTCGATGATTAGCCCTTACAAAATATGTGCCAATATGTACTAATTGCTATGCAATAAATTATACTATTCTGATCTTATTTCCAGTAAATAGCTGACTCTAATTTATTCGTATATATGAATTTACACAATCTATGTAACTTACATATGAAAGAAACTACCTTGTCGATCAAAAAACACCCACTAATCAATAATAGTCTATTTTATTTATGCATTTATGTTTTTATAAACTATAAGTTAACTATATTTGGAAGTAATCCTCGTATTATCTAATAAACTACATCCTGATGGAAAACCGATATCACATCTTGCACGTCGATGATGACGTGTATATAAGAAAGATTATTCAGCATACGTTCAGTGCAGACTTTGAGTTAAGTTCCTGTACAAATGGCATTGAAGCAATGGCCTGGTTGGAAAAAGGAAACCTTCCGGACATTATTCTCACTGATTTACGGATGCCTCATCTGGATGGCCAGGAATTGATCAGTCTGATTAGGGCTAGTTCGCTATACCGTAATGTGCCCATTGTGGTGCTGTCGAGTATGGAAGACAGTGCCTTAAAAATTAGCTGCATCGAACAGGGAGCAGATGATTTTATTGTAAAACCATTCAACCCGCTTGAAGTAAAAGCTAAAATCAAAGCTCTTCTGCGTCGAACCGCTGAACGCCAGAACTTTCGTTCCGACTTTGACTCAACGCGTTTAAGCCCACTTCGATAGGATCTTTTTCATCTTCCTAAACTAGTATGTTTTCGGAATCCACAACTCAGGAAAGTGATTTCCGCGTCATGTTTGTCGAAAGCGATCCACAGAGATCGTTTGACTTTCATCAGACTTTTTCAAAAATGGTCCATCTGACGGTTGTATCCAGCCGGGCAGAAGCCCTGAAACGGTTACAGGAAGGAGAAACTGTCGATTTAGTCGTCATGAATGATGCGCTGGGAGGACTCAAGTTTTTAAATACTATCGATTCGAACCGAATCCAGTATGAGTTCTCAACGATGCTGCTCAGCGCCGATGCCGAAACGGACATCAACATTCAGGCAGAGGGCAGGCCAACCATTGATGTGTTTCCGCTTGAATTTGATGAAACCTCCCTCCGCAACCGGTTAACGTACCTGATCCGACGAAAAAAATACAACGAGATCGGGCACGAACTGGACAATGCGAAAAAACAACGCATTCCGCTGGGTAAGCGCCTTTTCGATATTGCCTTGTCGTTTAGCCTTCTATTGGCCGTATCGCCCATCCTGATCGTAGTTGCGATCCTCATTCGTCTTGATTCAAAAGGACCAATTTTTTACAAGTCCCGGCGAATTGGTATGGGCTACAAACTATTCGATATGTACAAGTTCCGGACGATGCGCACCGGAGCCGATAAGCTGATTGCGGGTATGGCCTCGCAGAATATGTACAAATCAGCTCAACCCGAACAAGCCCCCGACGAACTGTGCGAAACCTGCCGAATGGCGAATACAAGCTGCCAGCGGCCTTTGTTTCAGGACAACATGCAAGTCTGTGAAATCCAGGTTCAGCGCATGCGCCATTCGAAGGCTATGTTCATGAAATTCAAGGAAGACCCTCGGGTAACCCGGCTTGGTAAGTTTTTGCGCAATACCAGCATCGACGAATTGCCCCAGTTTTTTAATATCCTGAAAGGCGACATGTCCTTTGTCGGCAACCGGCCTCTCCCACCCTACGAAGCCGAAAAGCTGACGACAAAAGCCTATGCCCGTCGCTTTGCCGCTCCAGCCGGTTTAACAGGACTATGGCAGGTAACCAAACGAGGCAAAGCGGGCGTGTCTGATCAGGAACGGATTCAACTGGATGCGCTGTATGCGAAAACGTACTCGTTTAAAACGGATTTAATTATTTTGCTCAGAACCGTAAAGGCGGTATTTCAAAAAGAAAATGTATGATATTCGCCCCCGTTGTTTGGCGAATCATTCTTCATCCAAATTAACCTGTCTACTATAGCTCAAATTTTCCTTTTCATTCCTTCATGAAGGCTTCGCGTTATCCATTTTAGAAGCAATGGCCTTCGGAAAAGCAGCAAACGACGGCTCCCTATTATTCAATTGCGACGAATGATGCAGTTTTTTCTTCTCCTTTGTCTGGGCATTGTAGCGTACACTTACCTTGGCTACGGCATTCTGATTACGTTACTGGTCAAGATCCGAACCCTACTTAAGGGGCCTCGACTACTGGCGGATGACGATGCTTATGAGCCCACGGTAACACTGGTCATGGCGGCCTATAACGAAATGGGATGCCTGCCCGCCAAGCTTCAAAACTCCCGTGAGCTGGATTACCCGGTCGAAAAACTTCAGCTCTTATTTGTTACCGAAGGGTCAACGGATGGATCTACGGCCTATCTGGACGCACTACGCCTGGGTGGCGACCGCCAGATTGACGTGCTGGGCGGTGACGAACGAGCCGGCAAAGTGGCCGCGATGAATAGAGCCGTAACGCACGTTAGTACCCCAATCGTCATCTTCAGCGATGCTAACACGCAACTCAACAGCCGGGCAATCCGCAACCTTGTGCGTCATTTCCGGGACGAGTCAGTAGGCGCGGTAGCCGGTGAAAAACGCATTGAGGTGCTCGATAGTGAATCGGCTGCGGGCTCGGGCGAGGGTTTATACTGGAAATACGAGTCTTATCTGAAACGAAAAGACGCTCAGCTCCATACCGTTGTGGGCGCTGCGGGCGAGTTGTTTGCGGTACGAACCAATTTATACGAAACGGTCGAGCCAGATACGCTGCTGGACGACTTTATCATCTCGCTCCGAATTGCCGGAAGAGGATACCGGGTCGAGTATGAACCTGATGCGTATGCACTGGAGCGCCCTTCCTTCTCCATCGATGAGGAGAAAAAGCGTAAGGTACGCATTGCCGCCGGTGGCTTTCAGTCGATTATGCGACTGCTTTATTTACTGAACGTTGTTCGGTATGGCTGGCTTACGTTTCAATATGTATCACACCGGGTATTGCGCTGGGCGGTAACTCCCTTTTGCCTACCCCTGATCTGGCTGGCCAACCTGGCGCTCCTGCTGCCTGTTCCGCAAACGATAACGCCTAGCTATCTATTTTGGCTGACATTCTTTATCGGACAATGTCTCTTTTACGCAGCCGCTTACCTAGGGTATAGATTAGAACACCGCCGAATTCGGGTGAAAGCGTTGTTCGTTCCCTTTTACTTCACCTTCATGAATGTCTGCGCCATTTTAGGCTTTCTACGCTACTGGCGCGGTAATACATCAGGCATTTGGGAAAAAGCCCGGCGCGCCGATGAAGTGGAACTGAAGGTAAGTTGACGAAATGGGCAGGCTACAAAAAGAACGAATCAACGAGCCGAAACGCATCATCTGGCTCATTGGCACATGTAGCGCAACCGTATTGGCACGACCGATTTGATGCTCTCCAACGGCTAAGTTCAAGACAGATTTATTTGGGCAGTCATATACTACTCAAAGCGGTAAATATACGCTGAAGGTAGTTCCCTTGCCGGGTTGGCTCCGGGCGGTAATGGAACCGCCATGATTCACGACCACCTTTTCACAAATAGCCAAACCAATGCCCGTGCCCGCGTATTTACTGGTACCGTGCAATCGCTGAAAAACCTGAAATATGCGCTCAATATATTTCTCGTCGAAACCAATCCCGTTGTCGGATACATCAATGCGCTGGTAGGCCGCAACTGCCCGGACGGGCCGTATGGTAAGCGGCAGATCAGTGGCCGTTATACGTTCTGTACGTATCTCAATGACTGGTTTTGTTCCCGGATGGCCAAACTTAATGGCATTACTCACTAAATTCTGAAAGAGCTGAGCCAGTTGTGATGCATCACCTTTTACGCTTGGCAGCGACTCGACCGTAACCTCGGCTCCCGTTTCCTGGATGGCTAGCTCCAGATCGTGGAGCACATGAGAGAGAATATCGGTCAACGATACCGTTGTTGTATTCTCCTGACGGGTTGAAAGACGGGAAAACGTAAGAAGATCTTTAATGAGTGTCGACATTCGGCGGGCCGCGCTCTGCATCCGTTCGAGGTACATAATACCCTCCCCCAACTGCGATTCGTACTGATCTCTTAGGATATCCCCAAACGACTGAATCTTGCGTAACGGCTCCTGTAAATCGTGCGAGGCTATGTAAGCAAACTCGGCCAGGTTCTCATTCGATTTTTTGAGTTGCAGGTTGGCTTCTTTAAGTTCCTGTGTGCGTTCAGCAACCCGCTGTTCCAGCACTTCGGCGCTTTGCTGCAGCGCTTCCTGGGCCTGTTTTAACTCAGTTACGTCGATCACAACGCCATTGAAGCGTAGAATCCGGCCCTCATCATTCAAAATGGTTTTGCCTTTGGCCTGCACCCAGCGGGGAGCGCTCCCTTCTCTAAGCGTACGAAAAATAACGTTGTGGTCACCATCACTTTGTGGACTTAATACACGGGCGTTGGCGTGAGCGACCCGTTCCCGATCATCTGGATGCACTTGTTCCAACAATACGGCAGGTGTGACAGAAGCATCCTCGGGTAATCCGAATAACCGCTTGCAAATTACTGACCATTCCGCCTGGCCCGTTTCCATATTATAATCCCAGGTTCCTACCTGAGCCGCTTGTAGAGCAAGCCGAAGCTGCTCATTTTCAAGAGCCACCTCAGAGATAGAAAGAGCCGCTGTGCCAGTCATCGAACCCATTTGATTCCTCTTTTAGCTGGCTAAGATAAGCTAAAATTAATTAGCGCTGACGACTACTGTGGCTTCAGATTTACCCATTTGACATCCCAGTAGCCGACCTGACCATCTATTTGAACGCTGGAATTCCTGTTATCTCAGCCCCTAAAATCAACAGTTGTATATCATGTGTACCCTCATACGTGCTTACAGATTCGAGATTCATCAGGTGACGCATAATTGGATATTCGCCTGAAATACCCATAGCTCCCAGAATCTGGCGGGCTTCGCGGGCTACCCGAAGGGCCATCTCAACATTGTTGCGCTTGGCCATTGAAATCTGGGCTACCGTCGCTCGATCTTCATTTTTGAGCACTCCAAGTCGCCAGCAAAGTAATTGCCCCTGCGTAATGTCGGTTAGCATTTCGGCCAGTTTTTTCTGTACTAACTGAAAGCTGGCAATGGGTTTACCAAACTGGATACGTTCGAGCGCGTACCGCCGGGCTACTTCATAACATTCCATAGCGGCCCCCAGGGCGCCCCAGCAAATGCCGTATCGAGCCTGCTCCAGGCACTTGAGAGCACTTTTCAGCCCAAATGCTTCGGGCAACAGGTTATCTTTGGGCACCTGCACATCCTGAAACGTCAATTCGCCGGTTGTACTGGCCCGCAGCGACCATTTGTTGTTTATTTCGGCTGTGGTAAATCCTTCCATGCCCCGCTCCACAATAAGGCCGCGCACTTTACCCTGATCGTTTCTGGCCCAAACAATGGCAATGTCGGCAATGTCGGCATTAGTAATCCAGAGTTTCGAGCCGTTCAACAGGAAATAGTCGCTTCGCTCAATAAAATTGCTTTCCATACCACCCGGATCGGACCCGTGGTTGGCTTCGGTCAGTCCGAAGCACCCAATCAGTTCGCCCGTGGCTAAACGAGGCAGGTATTTTTGCCGTTGAGCCTCCGACCCAAACGCCCAGATGGGATACATCACGAGCGAGTTCTGTACCGATACACAGGAGCGCATACCGGAGTCACCCCGCTCTATTTCCTGCGTCATCAAGCCGTAGGAAATCTGGTCGAGCCCACCCCCACCGTATTCGGTCGGGATGGTGGCGCCAAAGACGCCAATCTGTCCGAATTTTGGTACGATATGCCGCGGAAATTCGGCCCGTTGTGCGTATTCCTCAGCGATGGGCGTGATCTCACGCTTGACAAAGTTGCGAACAGCCGACCGAACCAACTTATGTTCGGCGGTCAGCAGATCATCGAGACAGTAGAAATCGGGCGACTCAAACGAGTCAACCTTATTTCGGGACGGATTCAGGGAGGGAGATTGCATACTGGGTTAACTCAAAAAGATAGGGCTTGTTACCAAAGTATTGATTTTTATAAGGCAATCAGAACCAGGCATATTTTTCATTTATGCCAATGTATGACTACGTATCCAATTAATTATCAACCATAAAGCTGCGAGCGCTTCTTAGTCGTTTACTAAATACAGCCAATCCTTTCCTCAGTGAAAGCACAGACGAGAATAGCAGCTTAACTCCTTGGTCCGTGCAGACACAGACCACATACGCGTCAGCAACATCTGCCCATAGTTAAAAAAACAGACTCGATAGGCTCTAAGATGGATTTTACCTGAATTAAGCGCCGGTATTACAGAAGCCCGTCTATTTACGCCCCAACAACCAGCTAGCCAGTTCCTTAGCGGCTCCGAAATTTTCAAATTTGGCGGGAATCCGCCGTCCGTCTACGTATTCATTGTAAAGCCAGGGATCACCTACGGCAAAAACACGCCCCTTTCCAACGGAGGCTATCCCCATAATCACATCTCCGGCATCGGTCACGGCTGCTTTTGCCGGCGATGTGATGTTTAGCGGGGCTAATTCCTTGATATAAACCGTCCGTGTTTTGGGGAAAATCCCGTTTCTGGCAGGTATCAATATTTGGCCCTGATCCCACTGCGTTCCCTGAACCATGTTCCGGTTTTTCGGCAGAAACTGCATGCCAAACCGATCGGCCAGTTTATTAAACTGCGTGTGTTCGCAGTTTGACGTATCATTAGCCATCAGCACCAGCGTACCACCGGCCGCTACCCAACTGGCAATGGCCTTTATATCTGCTTCATTCACATAATTCGGTTTGGCCGTCTCTTTGGGCGTGTCGGG
It encodes:
- a CDS encoding response regulator transcription factor, whose product is MENRYHILHVDDDVYIRKIIQHTFSADFELSSCTNGIEAMAWLEKGNLPDIILTDLRMPHLDGQELISLIRASSLYRNVPIVVLSSMEDSALKISCIEQGADDFIVKPFNPLEVKAKIKALLRRTAERQNFRSDFDSTRLSPLR
- a CDS encoding acyl-CoA dehydrogenase family protein, whose translation is MQSPSLNPSRNKVDSFESPDFYCLDDLLTAEHKLVRSAVRNFVKREITPIAEEYAQRAEFPRHIVPKFGQIGVFGATIPTEYGGGGLDQISYGLMTQEIERGDSGMRSCVSVQNSLVMYPIWAFGSEAQRQKYLPRLATGELIGCFGLTEANHGSDPGGMESNFIERSDYFLLNGSKLWITNADIADIAIVWARNDQGKVRGLIVERGMEGFTTAEINNKWSLRASTTGELTFQDVQVPKDNLLPEAFGLKSALKCLEQARYGICWGALGAAMECYEVARRYALERIQFGKPIASFQLVQKKLAEMLTDITQGQLLCWRLGVLKNEDRATVAQISMAKRNNVEMALRVAREARQILGAMGISGEYPIMRHLMNLESVSTYEGTHDIQLLILGAEITGIPAFK
- a CDS encoding CheR family methyltransferase, translating into MNIKPNVELSTTELDEILTLVRVIYGYDFTNYAQASLKRRILRCMSLVNIQTVFALRFQLANDAAFFAWFLQTIMVNVTEMFRDPPFYTNLREKVLPLLASYPVIKIWHAGCSTGEEVYSMAILLKEANLLERCRIYATDLNAANLDKARLGIIPLQTIHEYEVNYKEAGGKTDFSSYYTTEGDQAIINKNLRDSILFAQHNLVTDRVFNEFQLVCCRNVLIYFNKDLQNHVIRLFHDSLASLGYLAIGSKESLLFTDLQSQFEPISAENKIFRRTR
- a CDS encoding sensor histidine kinase — encoded protein: MGSMTGTAALSISEVALENEQLRLALQAAQVGTWDYNMETGQAEWSVICKRLFGLPEDASVTPAVLLEQVHPDDRERVAHANARVLSPQSDGDHNVIFRTLREGSAPRWVQAKGKTILNDEGRILRFNGVVIDVTELKQAQEALQQSAEVLEQRVAERTQELKEANLQLKKSNENLAEFAYIASHDLQEPLRKIQSFGDILRDQYESQLGEGIMYLERMQSAARRMSTLIKDLLTFSRLSTRQENTTTVSLTDILSHVLHDLELAIQETGAEVTVESLPSVKGDASQLAQLFQNLVSNAIKFGHPGTKPVIEIRTERITATDLPLTIRPVRAVAAYQRIDVSDNGIGFDEKYIERIFQVFQRLHGTSKYAGTGIGLAICEKVVVNHGGSITARSQPGKGTTFSVYLPL
- a CDS encoding glycosyltransferase family 2 protein, which gives rise to MMQFFLLLCLGIVAYTYLGYGILITLLVKIRTLLKGPRLLADDDAYEPTVTLVMAAYNEMGCLPAKLQNSRELDYPVEKLQLLFVTEGSTDGSTAYLDALRLGGDRQIDVLGGDERAGKVAAMNRAVTHVSTPIVIFSDANTQLNSRAIRNLVRHFRDESVGAVAGEKRIEVLDSESAAGSGEGLYWKYESYLKRKDAQLHTVVGAAGELFAVRTNLYETVEPDTLLDDFIISLRIAGRGYRVEYEPDAYALERPSFSIDEEKKRKVRIAAGGFQSIMRLLYLLNVVRYGWLTFQYVSHRVLRWAVTPFCLPLIWLANLALLLPVPQTITPSYLFWLTFFIGQCLFYAAAYLGYRLEHRRIRVKALFVPFYFTFMNVCAILGFLRYWRGNTSGIWEKARRADEVELKVS
- a CDS encoding hybrid sensor histidine kinase/response regulator, translated to MTFPSTKQLIPFTILLVDDRPENLLVLEELLDNGSRQFIKATSGNEALKQALKNDQIGLIMLDVQMPDMDGFEVAKFLKTNQKTRDISIIFVTAISKDEQYVMKGFEEGAVDYLSKPLDSNITKAKVNVFEQLWLYQQALKRSATELAIINKQLEKFVYIVAHDLKSPLTGLISLLHMVEGMNESQPISQQDLAHYLADLKDAGYHLSSMISTILEYSRQSADQQASEVINVSELLTQTIHLLFPPKHIQINIIEPMPLLFTKKVKLQQVFQNLLSNAIKYNDKAQGRIDIGCTEKGDSVEFYVRDNGPGMTSEQQTKLFRLFQPSGHSQRESSTGIGLNILKMLVEEQGGALKVVTAPGEGCTVLFNWRKR
- a CDS encoding sugar transferase — translated: MFSESTTQESDFRVMFVESDPQRSFDFHQTFSKMVHLTVVSSRAEALKRLQEGETVDLVVMNDALGGLKFLNTIDSNRIQYEFSTMLLSADAETDINIQAEGRPTIDVFPLEFDETSLRNRLTYLIRRKKYNEIGHELDNAKKQRIPLGKRLFDIALSFSLLLAVSPILIVVAILIRLDSKGPIFYKSRRIGMGYKLFDMYKFRTMRTGADKLIAGMASQNMYKSAQPEQAPDELCETCRMANTSCQRPLFQDNMQVCEIQVQRMRHSKAMFMKFKEDPRVTRLGKFLRNTSIDELPQFFNILKGDMSFVGNRPLPPYEAEKLTTKAYARRFAAPAGLTGLWQVTKRGKAGVSDQERIQLDALYAKTYSFKTDLIILLRTVKAVFQKENV